In Planctomycetota bacterium, a single genomic region encodes these proteins:
- the secY gene encoding preprotein translocase subunit SecY, producing the protein MLKSFANIFRVPELRNKVLFTLFMLMIYRVGYHIPLPGIDQDAFSALEQGDAASRLAAYVSLFSGGDLSQSTIFGLGVMPYISASIIFQLLGTTIPALEKLKKEGQTGQRKIQEWTRYATVPIAALQSIFLLSYMTNQGLVQTALEGTMTFWILGTLALTTGCIFLMWLGEQVDEYGLGNGVSLIILAGIVARMPAAIGQLITGFDADASGTGIGVGQIIFLIASFIFVVMGSILITQAQRRIPIQQAKHTRGRKVYGGQKQFLPLRVNHGGVMPIIFAQSLMLFPGMLLGYLDGIGQANNWDGFFGNTFAWLNIQFAQTGFIYIITEVILIYFFAYFWTTVQFQPKEMANQLRDYGSFIPGLRPGKRTADYLERVMMRITFVGAAFLSIIAIIPMVVAAYMGIPWEVSAFLGGTGLLIVVSVALDMVQRIEANLVMRNYSGFLADSPGAKGKRIKGRNH; encoded by the coding sequence ATGCTCAAATCCTTCGCCAACATATTTCGTGTCCCGGAGTTGCGGAACAAGGTGCTATTCACCCTGTTCATGCTGATGATCTACCGGGTTGGCTATCACATCCCGCTGCCCGGCATTGACCAGGATGCGTTCAGCGCTCTCGAGCAGGGCGATGCCGCCTCCCGACTCGCGGCGTATGTGTCGCTGTTTTCCGGAGGCGATCTGAGCCAGTCGACGATCTTCGGTTTGGGCGTGATGCCGTACATCTCGGCGTCGATTATCTTCCAGTTGCTCGGCACCACGATCCCGGCGCTGGAGAAGCTCAAGAAGGAAGGCCAGACCGGCCAGCGAAAGATTCAGGAATGGACGCGTTATGCGACGGTGCCGATCGCGGCGCTGCAGTCGATCTTCTTGCTGTCGTACATGACCAATCAGGGGTTGGTTCAGACCGCGCTGGAAGGCACCATGACCTTCTGGATCCTTGGCACGCTCGCGCTCACCACCGGATGTATCTTCCTGATGTGGCTCGGTGAACAGGTCGACGAGTACGGGCTTGGCAACGGTGTTTCGCTGATCATCCTCGCGGGCATCGTCGCCCGCATGCCTGCGGCGATCGGGCAGTTGATCACCGGGTTCGATGCCGATGCGTCGGGCACGGGTATTGGCGTTGGTCAGATCATCTTCCTGATCGCGTCGTTCATCTTCGTGGTCATGGGCTCGATCCTGATCACGCAGGCCCAGCGACGTATTCCGATTCAACAGGCCAAGCACACCCGCGGTCGCAAGGTCTACGGAGGCCAGAAGCAGTTCCTTCCGCTGCGGGTCAACCATGGTGGCGTCATGCCGATCATCTTCGCGCAGTCGCTCATGCTCTTCCCGGGCATGCTCCTGGGCTACCTCGACGGTATCGGACAAGCCAACAACTGGGACGGCTTCTTCGGCAACACCTTTGCCTGGCTCAACATCCAGTTCGCGCAGACCGGCTTCATCTACATCATCACCGAGGTCATCCTGATCTACTTCTTCGCGTACTTCTGGACCACCGTCCAGTTCCAACCGAAGGAGATGGCCAACCAGTTGCGTGACTACGGCTCGTTCATTCCCGGGCTGCGTCCGGGCAAGCGGACGGCCGACTACCTCGAGCGTGTGATGATGCGGATCACGTTCGTCGGTGCGGCGTTCCTTTCGATCATCGCGATCATCCCCATGGTCGTCGCGGCGTACATGGGCATTCCGTGGGAGGTTTCGGCCTTCCTCGGTGGTACCGGCTTGCTGATCGTCGTCTCGGTCGCGCTGGACATGGTCCAGCGGATCGAAGCGAACCTGGTCATGCGGAACTACTCCGGCTTCCTCGCCGACTCCCCCGGCGCCAAGGGCAAGCGGATCAAGGGACGCAATCACTAG